A genomic region of Vitreimonas flagellata contains the following coding sequences:
- the nuoG gene encoding NADH-quinone oxidoreductase subunit NuoG → MTKILVDGAEVDVPPEYTLLQACEAAGAEIPRFCYHERLSIAGNCRMCLIEVKVGGKSGPKPVASCAQQVKDLPPPRDDKLNELVTNSAVVDRARKGVMEFLLINHPLDCPICDQGGECDLQDQSVAYGRGGSRFDENKRAVEEKFMGPLVKTVMTRCIQCTRCVRFATEVAGVPELGATGRGEDMEITTYLEASLTSELSANVIDLCPVGALTSKPYAFNARPWELTKTETIDVMDALGSNIRVDARGDAVLRVLPRVNEGVNEEWISDKTRYAEDGLSRQRLDRPYIRENGKLRAATWAEALEATAKALSGDPKKIGAIAGDLACAESMKATLDLFRALGSPNTDCRADGAQIGGGARQSYLFNSTIAGIDEADAILLIGANPRLEAPVLNARIRKAWLRGAEVAVVGEAVNLSYKYKHLGAGPQSLADLGAFGDVLKNAQKPMIIVGSGALMRADGAAVLRAAGKLAASVAKEGWNAFNVLHSAASRVGGLDLGFLPGEGGRSASDMLKGGLDTLLLLGVDEVALPNTGTVIYVGTHGDAGAHRADIILPGAAYTEKEATWVNTEGRVQYGRRATFPKGDAKEDWAILRALSGALGKTLPYDTLGALRQKMIADHPTFGQVDYAPGAADAAGFNAALIGADGTISNEPFRSSVADFYLTNPIARASKTMAECSRLRAGADKVAAE, encoded by the coding sequence ATGACGAAGATTCTCGTCGACGGTGCTGAAGTCGACGTACCTCCCGAATACACGTTGCTGCAGGCTTGCGAGGCTGCGGGCGCTGAGATTCCGCGCTTCTGTTATCACGAGCGCCTGTCGATCGCCGGCAATTGCCGGATGTGCCTCATTGAGGTGAAGGTCGGCGGTAAATCCGGCCCGAAACCGGTCGCGTCGTGCGCGCAGCAAGTGAAAGATTTGCCGCCGCCGCGCGACGACAAGCTCAACGAACTCGTCACCAACAGCGCCGTCGTCGACAGGGCGCGCAAGGGCGTGATGGAGTTTCTGCTCATCAATCACCCGCTCGATTGCCCCATCTGTGACCAGGGCGGCGAGTGCGATCTGCAAGACCAATCCGTCGCCTATGGCCGTGGCGGTTCGCGCTTCGATGAGAACAAGCGCGCGGTCGAAGAGAAATTCATGGGCCCGCTCGTGAAGACGGTGATGACGCGCTGCATTCAGTGCACGCGCTGCGTCCGCTTCGCGACGGAGGTCGCCGGCGTGCCCGAACTGGGCGCGACGGGCCGCGGCGAGGACATGGAAATCACCACGTATCTGGAAGCGTCGCTCACGAGCGAGCTTTCCGCCAACGTGATTGATCTCTGCCCAGTCGGCGCGCTCACCTCGAAGCCGTACGCTTTCAATGCACGACCTTGGGAACTCACCAAGACTGAAACCATCGATGTGATGGATGCGCTGGGATCGAACATCCGCGTCGATGCGCGGGGCGATGCCGTTCTTCGCGTGCTGCCGCGCGTGAACGAGGGCGTCAACGAGGAATGGATTTCCGACAAGACACGCTACGCCGAAGACGGCCTGTCGCGCCAACGTCTGGATCGCCCATATATCCGCGAAAACGGCAAGCTCCGCGCAGCCACCTGGGCTGAGGCGCTTGAAGCGACGGCGAAGGCGCTTTCGGGCGATCCGAAAAAGATCGGCGCCATCGCTGGCGATCTCGCGTGCGCCGAGAGCATGAAGGCGACGCTCGATCTCTTCCGTGCGCTGGGCTCGCCCAATACCGATTGTCGCGCCGATGGCGCCCAGATCGGCGGCGGCGCGCGCCAATCGTATCTCTTCAATTCCACCATCGCCGGCATCGACGAAGCCGACGCAATCCTGCTGATCGGCGCGAACCCGCGTCTTGAAGCGCCCGTGCTGAACGCACGCATACGCAAGGCTTGGCTGCGCGGCGCTGAAGTCGCTGTCGTCGGCGAGGCGGTGAACCTCTCGTATAAATACAAGCATCTCGGCGCCGGCCCGCAATCGCTGGCCGATCTCGGCGCCTTCGGTGACGTGCTGAAGAACGCGCAGAAGCCGATGATCATCGTAGGCAGCGGCGCACTGATGCGTGCCGATGGCGCCGCTGTGTTGCGCGCTGCTGGCAAGCTGGCGGCGAGTGTGGCGAAAGAGGGCTGGAACGCCTTCAACGTGCTGCACAGCGCGGCGTCACGCGTTGGCGGTCTCGATCTCGGCTTCCTGCCGGGTGAGGGCGGCAGGAGCGCCTCGGATATGCTGAAGGGCGGCCTCGATACGCTGCTGTTGCTCGGCGTCGATGAAGTCGCGCTGCCGAACACCGGTACGGTGATTTATGTCGGTACGCACGGTGATGCCGGTGCGCACCGCGCCGACATTATCCTTCCGGGCGCTGCGTACACCGAAAAGGAAGCCACCTGGGTCAACACCGAGGGCCGTGTGCAATACGGCCGTCGCGCCACGTTCCCCAAGGGCGACGCTAAGGAAGATTGGGCAATTCTGCGCGCGCTCTCCGGTGCGCTCGGCAAGACGCTGCCGTACGACACGCTGGGCGCGCTGCGCCAAAAGATGATCGCCGATCATCCGACGTTCGGCCAAGTCGATTACGCGCCGGGCGCGGCGGACGCCGCCGGCTTCAACGCCGCACTCATTGGCGCTGACGGTACGATCTCGAACGAGCCGTTCCGCAGCAGCGTCGCAGACTTCTATCTCACCAACCCGATCGCGCGCGCCTCGAAGACGATGGCGGAATGCTCACGCCTGCGCGCCGGGGCTGACAAGGTGGCGGCGGAATGA
- a CDS encoding transglycosylase SLT domain-containing protein, translating to MSDPIAPLAQDAVRTAIRRAADATGVNFSLLVETARRESAMNPNARAATSSATGLFQFIDSTWLDMVRRHGGNHGLGPQAAALSNGADAATRRDILALRSDPELSARMAAELARENANALQARLGRAPNAGELYAAHVMGSGGAIRLIEAAQQGATSAAAIFPREAAANRGLFYTNGEPRSAQGLLDRLSLDADASMGAGSHGRIEYGRDSGESMSPALAQALFNMALLPLLRGTGDDQETQDPLRALAAYTRASRD from the coding sequence ATGAGCGATCCGATCGCGCCTCTCGCCCAAGACGCCGTCCGCACCGCGATCCGCCGCGCAGCGGATGCGACCGGCGTGAATTTCTCGCTGCTTGTTGAAACCGCGCGCCGCGAGAGCGCGATGAACCCGAATGCACGCGCCGCGACATCGAGCGCGACGGGGCTTTTCCAATTCATCGACAGCACGTGGCTCGACATGGTCCGCCGTCACGGCGGCAATCATGGCCTTGGTCCGCAAGCAGCGGCGTTGAGCAATGGCGCGGACGCCGCGACCCGTCGCGATATTCTAGCATTGCGCAGCGACCCAGAACTCTCCGCGCGCATGGCCGCCGAACTCGCGCGTGAGAACGCCAACGCGCTGCAGGCGCGTTTGGGGCGCGCGCCAAATGCTGGCGAACTCTACGCTGCGCACGTGATGGGATCAGGCGGCGCCATTCGTTTGATCGAAGCGGCGCAGCAAGGCGCGACGAGTGCCGCCGCGATTTTCCCGCGGGAAGCGGCCGCCAATCGTGGCTTGTTTTATACGAACGGTGAGCCGCGCTCCGCGCAAGGTTTGCTCGATCGCTTGTCGCTCGATGCGGATGCCAGCATGGGCGCCGGTAGCCACGGTCGGATCGAGTATGGCCGCGACAGCGGCGAGTCGATGTCGCCTGCGCTCGCGCAAGCGTTGTTCAATATGGCTTTGCTGCCGCTCCTGCGTGGCACGGGCGATGATCAAGAGACGCAAGATCCGCTGCGTGCGCTTGCCGCCTACACGCGCGCGAGCCGCGACTAA
- a CDS encoding NAD(P)/FAD-dependent oxidoreductase, with product MKKVVIVGSGVVGLFCAVRLRIAGAQVTLLEAEAEHPSPFGPIASAAAAGMLAVLDAVPSPHEQLAIESLKLWRELRPGAEWADGVRFDGGVHVRANADDAQNFFRNAQRLGLDVSALNAGQARKRLGLSKKLENAIFVGDEGTADPQRVLTGLAMQARAMGVVIEYHRDVENVTQSAVMTHDNRVYEGDAVVLAPGVWATEKLMRAAPALKHVQPAKGHVVAVETDATLGPNLHAPDFYMVRRREDVVIGATMEPGRYDRRVDESKVDALLDAARAFLPGEVKAEGRAWAGIRPMSPDGWPVVGPSGDVFVAAGHSRNGWLLAPLTAEIISAYVFSREIEPAWAALAPSRFEAS from the coding sequence ATGAAAAAGGTCGTCATCGTCGGCAGCGGCGTCGTTGGCTTGTTCTGCGCCGTGCGGCTGCGGATCGCCGGCGCGCAGGTGACGTTGCTTGAGGCCGAAGCTGAGCATCCGTCGCCGTTCGGGCCAATCGCCTCAGCCGCCGCCGCCGGCATGTTGGCCGTACTCGATGCAGTGCCTTCACCGCACGAACAGCTCGCGATTGAATCGCTGAAGCTCTGGCGCGAATTACGGCCTGGCGCGGAATGGGCCGACGGCGTTCGCTTTGATGGCGGCGTGCATGTGCGTGCGAACGCCGACGACGCGCAGAACTTTTTCCGTAACGCGCAGCGCCTGGGTCTCGACGTCAGCGCGCTCAATGCGGGGCAGGCGCGTAAGCGGCTTGGCCTTTCGAAGAAACTTGAGAACGCGATTTTCGTCGGAGACGAAGGCACAGCCGATCCGCAGCGTGTGCTGACAGGGCTCGCCATGCAGGCGCGCGCAATGGGCGTGGTGATCGAGTATCACCGCGACGTCGAGAACGTCACCCAGTCGGCCGTGATGACGCATGACAATCGTGTCTATGAAGGCGATGCTGTCGTACTGGCGCCGGGTGTTTGGGCGACCGAAAAATTGATGCGCGCCGCGCCTGCGCTTAAGCATGTGCAGCCTGCAAAGGGCCACGTCGTCGCCGTGGAAACGGATGCGACGCTCGGGCCGAACCTGCATGCGCCAGATTTCTACATGGTGCGCCGTCGTGAGGACGTCGTAATTGGCGCGACGATGGAGCCTGGGCGCTACGATCGTCGCGTCGATGAGAGCAAAGTGGATGCGTTGCTCGATGCGGCGCGCGCGTTCTTGCCGGGCGAAGTAAAGGCCGAGGGGCGCGCTTGGGCCGGCATTCGCCCGATGTCGCCGGATGGATGGCCGGTGGTCGGGCCTTCTGGCGATGTTTTCGTCGCGGCAGGGCACTCGCGGAACGGCTGGCTCTTGGCGCCGCTCACGGCAGAGATCATTAGTGCATACGTATTCAGCCGCGAGATCGAGCCCGCGTGGGCAGCGCTCGCGCCATCGAGATTTGAGGCGTCATGA
- a CDS encoding CaiB/BaiF CoA transferase family protein: protein MLEGLKIVEYATYVAAPGAAGIMRDWGADVIKVEPPGGDPIRLFFSSLGVDAETNPIFEMDNRGKRGIVLDTTKPEGRDALLKLIDRADIFITNVRPGGLKRAGLEPKSVLKRCPRLIYATLTGYGLEGPDADRPGMDAAAFWARSGLAAMFRPKGGDPIQLRTAFGDHVASLAIVSGVLAAVHERSTTGKGRLIDASLLRTAHYVGGSDLAIQHTRGRVASNRPRNAVPNPLVNTFRTSDDRWINLLMRQGDKDWPKIARAIGVDPLVSDPRFSSSRARRENAAALVSLLDAAVERFTYDEVTTALDREELVWAPILSPSEAVSDPQAIAAGCVVQTPTHEGGVFNAPAAPVRFPGADDGPKGPAPRFGEHTRAVLAELGYSDAEIDALYKSGAAV, encoded by the coding sequence GTGCTCGAAGGCCTAAAGATCGTCGAATACGCCACCTATGTGGCCGCACCTGGCGCTGCGGGGATTATGCGCGATTGGGGCGCGGACGTAATCAAGGTCGAGCCGCCTGGCGGCGACCCGATCCGGCTCTTCTTCTCGTCACTTGGTGTCGATGCCGAAACCAATCCGATCTTCGAGATGGATAATCGCGGCAAGCGCGGCATCGTGCTCGACACGACAAAACCTGAAGGCCGCGATGCGCTGCTCAAGCTGATTGATCGCGCGGACATCTTCATCACCAATGTACGGCCCGGCGGATTGAAGCGTGCGGGCCTCGAGCCGAAGAGCGTGTTGAAACGCTGCCCGCGCCTGATCTACGCAACGCTCACCGGCTACGGTCTTGAAGGCCCTGACGCAGATCGCCCCGGCATGGATGCAGCGGCGTTCTGGGCGCGCTCGGGGCTCGCCGCGATGTTTCGACCGAAAGGCGGCGATCCAATTCAATTGCGCACGGCGTTCGGGGATCATGTTGCATCGCTCGCGATTGTCTCAGGCGTGCTCGCCGCCGTGCACGAACGCAGCACGACCGGCAAAGGCCGCTTGATCGATGCATCATTGTTGCGCACCGCGCATTATGTGGGCGGCAGCGATCTGGCCATCCAACACACACGCGGCCGCGTGGCGTCCAACCGCCCACGCAACGCCGTGCCCAATCCGCTCGTGAATACCTTTCGCACCAGCGACGATCGCTGGATCAATCTGTTGATGCGCCAGGGTGATAAGGATTGGCCGAAGATCGCGCGCGCCATCGGCGTTGACCCCTTGGTGAGCGATCCACGCTTTTCGAGCAGCCGCGCGCGTCGCGAGAACGCGGCTGCGCTCGTGTCGTTGCTTGACGCGGCGGTCGAACGCTTCACGTACGATGAGGTGACAACAGCGCTGGATCGAGAAGAATTGGTGTGGGCCCCTATTCTATCGCCCAGCGAAGCCGTGAGCGATCCGCAGGCGATTGCCGCGGGCTGCGTGGTGCAAACGCCGACGCATGAGGGCGGCGTGTTTAACGCGCCTGCTGCGCCCGTGCGCTTTCCCGGCGCCGATGACGGACCCAAGGGCCCTGCACCGCGCTTCGGCGAGCACACACGCGCGGTTCTTGCGGAGCTGGGATATTCAGATGCTGAGATCGATGCGCTCTATAAGAGCGGCGCGGCCGTTTAG
- the nuoI gene encoding NADH-quinone oxidoreductase subunit NuoI: MSRLLQAAKGALMLDMIGGFAIGMKYFFTRKATVNYPFEKGPLSPRFRGEHALRRYANGEERCIACKLCEAICPAQAITIEAEPREDGSRRTTRYDIDMVKCIYCGYCQEACPVDAIVEGPNFEFATETREELYYDKERLLANGDRWEREIAKNLELDAPYR; encoded by the coding sequence ATGTCGCGCTTACTCCAAGCCGCGAAGGGCGCTTTGATGCTCGACATGATCGGTGGCTTCGCCATCGGCATGAAGTATTTCTTCACCCGCAAAGCGACGGTGAATTACCCGTTCGAGAAGGGCCCGCTTAGCCCACGCTTCCGCGGTGAGCACGCGCTGCGCCGCTACGCCAACGGTGAAGAGCGCTGCATCGCCTGCAAGCTCTGCGAAGCCATTTGCCCGGCGCAAGCCATCACCATCGAAGCCGAGCCGCGCGAAGACGGTTCGCGCCGCACCACGCGCTATGACATCGACATGGTGAAGTGCATCTATTGCGGCTATTGCCAGGAAGCGTGCCCGGTCGACGCCATCGTCGAAGGTCCGAACTTCGAGTTCGCCACCGAGACGCGCGAAGAACTCTATTACGACAAGGAACGTCTGCTCGCGAACGGCGATCGCTGGGAGCGGGAAATAGCGAAGAATTTGGAACTGGACGCGCCTTACCGATAG
- a CDS encoding patatin-like phospholipase family protein, whose product MPKTLFEHLSPDTGAKRILSLDGGGVKGVLTLGMLKPLEDELRRRAGDDPAFRLCDYYDLIGGTSTGAIIASGLSLGLSIDEMIELYMKLGPDVFGKTAGDGVFLQSKFESKKLRRALQSVLSTKTLGSQDIRTGLAIHAKRIDTGSAWVVTNHPLGVFYDPPAESGIFPNKRYRLADLVLASAAAPTFFDEITIDVEFDEKRRPIQKGFFVDGAVSANNNPSLQLFMLALEPSYKFGWKSGADNLMMTSCGTGMRRPTVDGKAFQGLPPGLRGVHALRAMVYDTQVQGVMLMQAFSNPRKPWRINSEIGDMNGVCITGEPLLDYQRMDVMLEVKPRAKKRSDPAPPMTQLERMLGRELDAITLEGLDLMDNGKKANMELLLEVGIAAGKTYVDATYPDPRFDLAEWRAS is encoded by the coding sequence ATGCCCAAGACGCTGTTCGAGCACCTATCGCCCGACACCGGGGCTAAACGCATTCTGTCGCTCGACGGCGGCGGCGTGAAGGGCGTGTTGACGCTCGGCATGCTGAAGCCGTTGGAGGACGAATTGCGTCGCCGCGCCGGTGACGATCCGGCGTTTCGTCTCTGCGATTATTACGATCTGATCGGCGGCACCTCGACGGGCGCGATTATCGCCTCGGGTTTGTCGCTGGGCCTCAGCATCGATGAGATGATCGAGCTTTATATGAAGCTCGGCCCCGACGTGTTCGGCAAGACAGCGGGCGACGGCGTTTTTCTGCAATCGAAATTCGAATCCAAAAAGCTTCGCCGCGCGCTGCAATCGGTGCTCTCAACTAAGACGCTTGGCTCGCAAGACATTCGAACGGGGCTCGCGATCCACGCCAAGCGCATTGATACGGGTTCGGCCTGGGTCGTCACCAATCACCCGCTCGGAGTGTTTTACGATCCGCCAGCGGAGAGCGGCATATTCCCGAACAAGCGCTATCGCTTGGCGGACCTTGTGCTCGCGAGCGCCGCTGCGCCGACTTTCTTCGACGAAATCACCATCGATGTGGAGTTCGACGAGAAGCGCCGGCCAATCCAGAAGGGTTTCTTCGTCGACGGCGCGGTGAGTGCGAACAACAATCCGAGCCTGCAGCTTTTCATGCTGGCGCTGGAACCTTCCTATAAGTTTGGTTGGAAGTCCGGCGCCGACAATCTGATGATGACATCTTGCGGAACCGGTATGCGCCGACCGACGGTGGACGGCAAAGCGTTTCAGGGCCTGCCGCCGGGACTACGCGGCGTTCATGCACTACGGGCGATGGTTTATGATACGCAGGTGCAAGGCGTCATGCTGATGCAGGCGTTCTCGAACCCGCGCAAACCGTGGCGCATCAATTCCGAGATCGGCGACATGAACGGCGTCTGCATCACAGGCGAGCCGCTGCTCGATTATCAGCGCATGGACGTCATGCTTGAAGTGAAGCCGCGCGCTAAGAAGCGCAGCGACCCGGCGCCGCCGATGACACAGCTTGAGCGCATGCTCGGGCGCGAACTCGACGCCATCACGCTTGAAGGGCTTGACCTGATGGACAACGGCAAGAAGGCCAACATGGAGCTCTTGCTTGAGGTGGGTATCGCAGCAGGCAAAACCTATGTGGATGCGACCTATCCCGATCCGAGGTTCGATCTCGCCGAATGGCGCGCGAGCTAA
- a CDS encoding DUF2336 domain-containing protein has protein sequence MSIVTMRAHLTESDIRTLIKGPTIDDRAQAAHKLCRCIDEADLSVEERKHAESIIGIMAADAAVLVRRALAVALKNSPRLPRDIANKLAQDIDTIALPVIMNSPVLTDADLIEIIRACPPSKQVAVASREHLSTKVTGAIAEYAVTEAVERALANDNALFDEEGLDTALYRFAGTSNIMQAMVRRSVLPVGVTEKLVSMVTGELFDHLVNNHELPPQIAIDLSMASRERATLDIVEQAIRQSDLPRFVQQLNLNGRLTPSILMRGLCLGQMDFVEHAMAELAGMSHQRMWLMMHDSGPLGLKSACERAGLPPRLFSSIRAAIDVYHGIEREGAARDRITFRKRMLERTLTLFQSVPKDDLDYLLEKLDASGLQQERAAAI, from the coding sequence ATGTCGATCGTCACCATGCGCGCTCATCTCACCGAGAGCGATATCCGTACCCTTATCAAAGGGCCGACGATCGACGATCGCGCGCAAGCCGCGCATAAGCTCTGCCGCTGCATTGACGAGGCTGACCTTTCCGTTGAGGAACGCAAGCACGCTGAAAGCATCATCGGCATCATGGCTGCTGACGCGGCCGTTTTGGTGCGGCGCGCGCTCGCTGTGGCGCTCAAGAATTCGCCGCGCTTGCCGCGCGACATCGCCAATAAGCTTGCTCAAGATATAGACACGATCGCGCTGCCCGTGATCATGAATTCGCCGGTGCTGACCGATGCGGATTTGATCGAGATCATTCGCGCGTGTCCGCCGTCGAAACAGGTGGCTGTCGCGAGCCGCGAACATCTGTCGACGAAGGTCACCGGCGCGATTGCGGAATACGCCGTCACCGAAGCCGTGGAACGCGCGCTCGCCAACGACAACGCGCTGTTCGACGAAGAGGGGCTCGACACCGCGCTCTATCGCTTCGCCGGCACGTCGAACATCATGCAGGCAATGGTGCGTCGCAGCGTGCTGCCGGTGGGCGTGACGGAAAAGCTCGTCTCGATGGTGACGGGCGAATTGTTTGATCACCTCGTCAACAATCACGAATTGCCGCCGCAGATCGCCATTGATCTCTCAATGGCGTCGCGCGAGCGCGCCACGCTCGACATTGTCGAACAGGCGATTCGGCAAAGCGACCTGCCGCGCTTCGTGCAGCAATTGAACCTGAACGGACGCCTGACGCCCTCGATCCTGATGCGCGGTTTGTGCTTGGGGCAGATGGATTTTGTTGAGCACGCGATGGCCGAACTTGCCGGCATGTCGCATCAGCGCATGTGGCTGATGATGCACGATAGCGGACCGCTTGGATTGAAGTCGGCGTGCGAGCGGGCAGGGCTACCGCCGCGTCTCTTCTCATCGATTCGCGCCGCGATTGACGTCTATCACGGCATCGAGCGCGAAGGTGCGGCGCGCGATCGCATTACCTTCCGCAAGCGCATGCTGGAGCGCACGCTCACGCTCTTCCAATCGGTCCCGAAAGACGATCTCGATTATCTGTTGGAGAAGCTGGACGCGTCCGGTTTGCAGCAGGAACGCGCGGCCGCGATCTAG
- a CDS encoding acyl-CoA dehydrogenase family protein, whose product MTIGIELTEAQAAIQEAIQKICAKYDDHYWLKTDETGKFPEEFVADIAAGGWLGVAMPERFGGAGLGLTEAALMMQTVAQSGAGFSGASAIHLNIFGLMPIVKFGTEEQQARFLPPAMDGTDKACFAVTEPNSGLDTSSLETKAERTNTGYRIRGRKIWTTNAQRANKILLIARTTPKDQVKRPTEGLSLFYADFDRSKIEANPIPKMGRKAVECNTLFIEDLEVSNAELIGEEGAGFKILLTGLNPERVLFAAEAIGLGRAALKRAAQYAKERVVFGRPIGQNQGIQHPLAKSWAELEAADLLAFKAAALYDAGKDCGAEANAAKYLGAEAGFRACEASVLAHGGMGYAKEYFVERYFREAMIARIAPVSREMILNFIAERVLGLPKSY is encoded by the coding sequence ATGACCATCGGTATCGAACTCACTGAAGCGCAGGCCGCGATCCAGGAAGCGATCCAAAAGATTTGTGCGAAGTACGATGATCATTATTGGCTGAAGACGGACGAGACCGGAAAATTCCCAGAAGAATTCGTCGCTGATATCGCCGCCGGCGGTTGGCTCGGCGTGGCAATGCCAGAACGCTTCGGCGGCGCCGGGCTTGGCCTCACGGAAGCTGCGCTCATGATGCAGACGGTCGCGCAATCGGGCGCCGGGTTTTCCGGCGCGAGCGCGATCCACCTCAACATTTTTGGCCTCATGCCGATCGTGAAGTTCGGCACAGAAGAGCAGCAAGCGCGCTTCCTGCCGCCAGCCATGGACGGCACGGACAAAGCTTGCTTCGCAGTGACTGAGCCAAACTCCGGCCTCGATACGTCGAGCCTTGAAACCAAGGCCGAGCGCACCAACACCGGCTATCGCATTCGCGGACGCAAGATTTGGACGACTAATGCGCAACGCGCGAACAAGATTTTGCTGATCGCGCGTACGACGCCGAAGGATCAAGTGAAGCGGCCGACGGAGGGCCTGTCGCTCTTCTATGCCGATTTCGATCGCAGCAAGATCGAAGCCAATCCGATCCCAAAAATGGGTCGCAAGGCGGTGGAGTGCAACACACTCTTCATCGAAGACCTTGAAGTTTCGAATGCGGAGCTGATCGGAGAAGAGGGCGCTGGATTCAAAATTCTTTTGACGGGCTTGAACCCAGAGCGTGTGTTGTTTGCAGCGGAAGCGATCGGCCTCGGCCGCGCTGCTTTGAAGCGTGCGGCGCAATACGCGAAAGAACGCGTCGTGTTCGGCCGCCCGATTGGTCAGAACCAAGGCATCCAACATCCGCTCGCAAAATCGTGGGCTGAGCTGGAAGCGGCTGATTTGCTCGCGTTCAAGGCGGCGGCGCTCTACGACGCCGGCAAAGATTGCGGCGCCGAAGCCAACGCTGCGAAGTATCTGGGCGCCGAAGCCGGTTTCCGTGCATGCGAAGCCTCCGTGCTGGCGCATGGCGGCATGGGCTATGCGAAGGAATATTTCGTCGAGCGCTATTTCCGCGAAGCCATGATCGCGCGCATCGCGCCGGTCAGCCGCGAAATGATCCTGAACTTCATCGCTGAGCGCGTGCTGGGGTTGCCGAAGAGCTATTGA
- the nuoH gene encoding NADH-quinone oxidoreductase subunit NuoH — translation MNPNADYVPFFNFPVEVEWTLMKSGQVLAIMILLLISLAFLLLFDRKVWAAVQLRKGPNVVGPFGLLQSFADFFKFVFKEIIIPAGANKTVFILAPLITFVLAFIGWAVVPWGPDVVIADLNVGILYLFAISSLGVYGIIMGGWASNSKYPFLGGLRSAAQMVSYEVSIGFIIITVLLLVGSLNLTTIVDNQSDGIWMWHGFRLFNFAEFPNNILVGVVMLAMMVMFFVSALAETNRPPFDLPEAESELVAGYQVEYSSTPYLLFMIGEYLNIVMMCAMTSILFLGGWHLPWGSIESLGLNPFWTSFIAMGVFYVKIWIMFFMFAMVKAIVPRYRYDQLMRLGWKIFLPTSLVAVIALGYYVAFLQPDAAATAVAGG, via the coding sequence ATGAATCCGAACGCTGACTACGTTCCGTTCTTCAACTTCCCGGTGGAAGTTGAATGGACGCTGATGAAGTCGGGCCAAGTGCTCGCCATCATGATCCTGCTGCTGATCTCGCTGGCGTTCTTGCTGCTGTTCGACCGCAAGGTCTGGGCGGCAGTGCAGCTGCGCAAGGGCCCGAACGTCGTCGGCCCGTTCGGCCTGCTTCAATCCTTCGCGGACTTCTTTAAGTTCGTGTTCAAGGAAATCATTATTCCCGCAGGCGCGAACAAAACCGTCTTTATCCTAGCGCCGCTCATCACCTTTGTGCTCGCCTTCATCGGCTGGGCGGTGGTGCCGTGGGGCCCTGACGTGGTGATCGCCGACTTGAATGTCGGCATTCTCTACCTTTTCGCGATCTCGTCGCTTGGCGTGTACGGGATCATCATGGGGGGCTGGGCTTCGAACTCAAAGTACCCGTTCCTTGGCGGCCTACGCTCGGCAGCGCAGATGGTGTCCTACGAAGTCTCGATCGGCTTCATCATCATCACCGTCCTGCTGCTGGTCGGCTCACTGAACCTGACCACGATCGTCGACAATCAAAGCGACGGCATTTGGATGTGGCACGGCTTTCGCCTGTTCAATTTCGCGGAATTCCCGAACAACATTCTGGTCGGCGTCGTCATGCTGGCGATGATGGTGATGTTCTTCGTTTCTGCACTGGCCGAAACCAACCGTCCGCCGTTCGATCTACCGGAAGCGGAATCTGAACTCGTCGCTGGCTATCAGGTCGAATACAGCTCGACGCCTTATCTGCTCTTCATGATCGGCGAATATCTCAACATCGTGATGATGTGCGCGATGACGTCGATCCTGTTCCTTGGCGGTTGGCACCTGCCGTGGGGTTCGATCGAGAGCCTGGGCCTAAATCCATTTTGGACATCGTTCATCGCGATGGGCGTCTTCTACGTGAAGATCTGGATCATGTTCTTCATGTTCGCGATGGTGAAGGCGATCGTGCCGCGCTACCGCTACGATCAGCTGATGCGTTTGGGCTGGAAGATCTTCCTGCCGACCTCGCTCGTGGCCGTCATCGCGCTTGGCTATTACGTGGCGTTCCTGCAGCCCGACGCTGCTGCAACAGCCGTGGCGGGGGGCTGA